A genomic window from Helicobacter suis HS1 includes:
- a CDS encoding NFACT family protein yields MIPYSLLYHFAQLLKAQAKITIRHAQNIFSLDTPAYAFKACMQKGNSYVYLDKTPLLIHKTALNLALEKHASNAKIVDVYLENEDRILKITLEGKETYKKTHTILQLEFTGKHSNAILLNSEGYVIEALHFIGLSSSYRPVLKNKPLAPLKKPPFSRPPLKPMALKELLQSLEELHADHSAKQLQTKKETLKRAWLKKKETLQSLLNQLKSPEELKEQATEKHNHACLILCHLHTLKPKDLYTDTLILEQEQIKLPKNARSFSDAADKLFKEAKKCQQKASHIGLQRENLLSKSAFLDSKMALLDKASLEELHILTPPKNSKKSSNTWESLEIEGIRVGFGRNETENRALLKNARSRDIWAHIKDKPSAHMLIFSHPNNPSSSVLLKACKLLAKLTYPKLTSQQTLKVPIDYTQKKHVKFTNKGKAHVSYTHFSSVVVILDHNGHDEGFKPLILD; encoded by the coding sequence ATGATTCCCTACTCTTTACTTTATCACTTCGCACAGCTACTCAAAGCACAGGCTAAGATCACTATCCGCCATGCCCAAAATATTTTCAGTTTAGACACCCCCGCTTATGCTTTTAAAGCCTGCATGCAAAAGGGTAACAGTTATGTTTATCTGGATAAAACCCCTCTTTTGATCCATAAAACCGCCTTAAACCTAGCTTTAGAAAAACATGCAAGCAATGCTAAGATTGTAGATGTGTATCTAGAGAATGAAGATCGCATTTTAAAAATCACTTTAGAGGGAAAAGAAACCTATAAAAAAACCCACACGATTTTACAATTAGAATTTACAGGCAAGCACAGCAACGCGATTTTACTTAATAGTGAAGGGTATGTGATAGAGGCGCTACATTTTATAGGGTTATCCTCAAGTTATCGCCCTGTGCTTAAAAATAAGCCTCTAGCCCCTCTTAAAAAACCTCCCTTTAGCCGCCCCCCTTTAAAACCTATGGCATTAAAAGAACTGCTACAATCTTTAGAAGAGTTGCACGCTGATCATAGTGCTAAACAATTACAAACCAAAAAAGAGACCCTCAAACGCGCATGGCTTAAAAAGAAAGAGACCTTACAATCTCTTTTAAACCAGCTAAAAAGCCCTGAAGAACTCAAAGAGCAGGCTACAGAAAAACACAACCATGCTTGTTTAATTCTTTGCCACCTGCACACCTTAAAACCTAAAGACCTCTATACAGATACACTAATCTTAGAACAAGAACAGATTAAATTACCTAAAAATGCGCGCTCTTTTAGCGATGCAGCCGATAAACTTTTTAAAGAGGCTAAGAAATGCCAACAAAAAGCTAGCCACATCGGGCTACAAAGAGAAAATCTACTTTCTAAAAGTGCGTTTTTAGATTCTAAAATGGCTCTTTTAGACAAGGCTAGTTTAGAAGAATTGCACATATTAACCCCCCCTAAAAATTCTAAAAAATCCTCTAACACTTGGGAAAGCCTTGAAATTGAAGGGATACGGGTGGGCTTTGGGCGCAATGAAACAGAAAACCGCGCCTTGCTTAAAAACGCGCGTTCAAGAGATATTTGGGCACACATTAAAGACAAGCCAAGCGCTCACATGCTTATCTTTTCTCACCCGAATAACCCCTCCTCAAGTGTTTTATTAAAAGCCTGTAAACTTTTAGCTAAATTAACCTACCCCAAACTCACTAGCCAACAAACTTTAAAAGTGCCTATTGATTACACCCAAAAAAAGCATGTCAAATTCACTAATAAAGGTAAAGCCCATGTAAGTTATACGCATTTTTCTAGCGTGGTGGTTATCTTAGATCATAACGGGCATGATGAGGGTTTTAAACCCCTCATTTTGGACTAA